In the Bacilli bacterium genome, ACGAATTTCGGCGTCAACATGCTGGCCTTGGTCGACAATGAGCCGCGCATTTTGAATCTGAAGGAAGTACTGCATTATTATTTGCAGCATCAAATCGTTGTTATACGTCGCCGCACTGAATTTGAGTTGAAAAAAGCGGAAGCGCGGGCCCATATCCTTGAAGGGTTGCGCATTGCGCTTGATCATCTCGATGAAATCATCAACCTGATCCGTTCTTCGCAAACGGCCGAAGAAGCGAAAGCCGGCCTCATGGCCCGTTTCCATTTGAGCGAAGAGCAATCGCAAGCCATTCTGGACATGCGGCTGCAGCGTTTAACGGGCTTGGAACGGGAAAAGATCGAACATGAGTACCAGGAATTGCTCGGCAAAATCGCCGAGTACAAGGCGATCCTGGCGGATGAACAGTTGGTTCGCAATATTATCACGGAAGAACTGACGGAGATTAAAGAAAAATACGGCGATGAGCGCCGCACGGAGATCACCTTCAGCGAAGAAAGCATTCTCGATGAGGATTTGATTCCGCAGGAAGAAGTCATCGTCACGATTTCCCACACCGGATACATCAAACGATTGCCGGTCAATACGTATCGCAGCCAGAAGCGCGGCGGCCGCGGCGTGATGGGCATGGATACGAAAGAAGACGATTTCGTCGAGCATTTGTTTACCACCAACACGCATCATTATTTGCTGATCTTGACGAACAAAGGCAAAGCGTACCGCATCAAAGCGTATGAAGTGCCGGAATTGAGCCGGACGGCGAGAGGAACGCCAATCATCAACCTGATCCAAATCGAGCAAGGCGAAATGATCAGCGCGGTGATTCCGATCAAAGAATTTGCCGACAACCAATATCTCTTCTTTGCAACGCGTCAGGGCGTAGTCAAAAAGACTCCGCTATCCGATTACAGCAATATTCGCAAAGGCGGGCTCATCGCGATCAACATAAAAGAAGACGATGAATTGATCGCCGTCAAGCTGACGGACGGCAAGCGGGATATCATCATGGGGACCAGCCAGGGCATGTCGATTCGGTTTCCCGAGCAAGATGTGCGCTCAATGGGAAGGGCTTCTACCGGAGTAATGGGAATTCGCCTCACGGAAGACGATAAAGTGATTGATATGGACGTTGTTCAGGAAGGCCAGGATGTGCTGATCGTAACGGCAAACGGATACGGCAAGCGCACGCCGATTTCGGAATATCGCGTTCAATCGCGCGGCGGTAAAGGCATCAAGACAATGAACGTGACGCCCAAAAACGGCCATGTTGTCGGATTAAAAATCGTAAGCGACGAAGAAGATTTGATGATTATAACCGGATTGGGCACACTGATACGCACGAGCATGGAGGGCATCTCCACTATGGGACGCTACACGCAAGGGGTTAAACTGATCAATATCCGCGATGAAGACAGCGTGGCAACAGTCGCTGTAGTGGAAAAAAACCACGAAGAGGAGAAAGAAGATCAACCCGAAGACGGCGCTACAGAATAAATATGCCGAATCAATATTTTTAAAAAGGTGACGGTTAAATGGCAATTGTTCAATTACCGATCGCTCGCGTTCGAGATGGTGATGTGATTTGCCAGGACGTTTTCACAAAAAGGGGCAATCTGCTATTCAGCAAGGGTAGAACGATTACGCCGCGGGACATCGAAATTTTGCAGGCGTTTATTATTCCGTCGGTGGCAATAGACACCGACGCGTCGCAGGATCACGAACGATTTCAGGATATTATGAAAAATACTGCTGAAGCGGCCCAGATTGCTCCTTTTTACGTCGAATATGATAAACTCGTCAAATTGTTAAAAAAGGCGTTTCCCGCCATTGCGGCAGGAAGTTTTCCGATATTGGACATTCGCACGCAATTGGAGAAATTGCTCGCCCAATGCCAGGATTATAAAATCCTTTCCTTTACGCCGCCCAAATCGGCGCCTGCGGATTATTTTTACCATAAAAGCATTCAGGTAAGCTTGACAGCGCATATGCTGGGCAAATGGCATGGTTTGCCGTCCAAGGATTGGACGCAAATCGCCCTTGCCGGGCTTTTTCACGATATCGGAAATGTAAAAATTGATCCGGGTATTTTGCAAAAGCCGGGGAAGCTGACGCGGGATGAATTCGAGGAAGTAAAAAGGCACACGGTATATGGCTATCATTTGCTTCGCGGTATTCCCGGGATTAATGAAGGCGTAAAATTGGCGGCGCTGCAGCATCATGAACGCGAGGACGGTTCCGGCTACCCGCTGGGCGCGAAAAGTGAAAAGATTCATATTTACGCCAAAATAGTCGCGATTGCCGACACGTTTCATGCGATGACCGGGAAAAGACATTATAAAAATCGCATCTCGCCCTATCTTGTTCTGGAAGAAATCTATAATTCCTCGTTTGGCAAACTGGATCCCTCGCTTGTCCTGAATTTCATAGAACGTGTAACCCAGCTTCATAACGGAGCGACTGTCAGGTTAAATGACAATTCTGTCGGCGAAATTATTTTTACCGACCGCATGAACCCGACACGGCCCTGGGTTAATGTGAACGGCAACATTATTAATTTATCGTTGGAGCGAAACTTGTATATTCAGGAACTGGTCAAGCATTGAACAAGCCCATGGAAATGCCTTTGGCAATATGGTAAAAGTTTCGACAAAAATTTCGGTTTTTCCACTAATTGTTGTTGACTGGCCGGCTTGACTTGTGGTATCTTATTACTCGCCGCCGAAAATTGCGGCAAAACGGCGTAGGCAAAAGGC is a window encoding:
- a CDS encoding HD-GYP domain-containing protein, with the protein product MVQLPIARVRDGDVICQDVFTKRGNLLFSKGRTITPRDIEILQAFIIPSVAIDTDASQDHERFQDIMKNTAEAAQIAPFYVEYDKLVKLLKKAFPAIAAGSFPILDIRTQLEKLLAQCQDYKILSFTPPKSAPADYFYHKSIQVSLTAHMLGKWHGLPSKDWTQIALAGLFHDIGNVKIDPGILQKPGKLTRDEFEEVKRHTVYGYHLLRGIPGINEGVKLAALQHHEREDGSGYPLGAKSEKIHIYAKIVAIADTFHAMTGKRHYKNRISPYLVLEEIYNSSFGKLDPSLVLNFIERVTQLHNGATVRLNDNSVGEIIFTDRMNPTRPWVNVNGNIINLSLERNLYIQELVKH
- the gyrA gene encoding DNA gyrase subunit A, yielding MAEEMRSSLKDRDIGAEMRSSFMDYAMSVIVSRALPDVRDGLKPVHRRILYAMSELGMSPDKPFKKSARIVGEVIGKYHPHGDAAVYETMVRMAQDFNMRYMLVEGHGNFGSIDGDAAAAMRYTEARLSKMAMELLREINKDTVDFVPNYDGEEQEPQVLPSRFPNLLVNGVSGIAVGMATNIPPHNLGEVIDGTLALIKNPDITPLELMQYVKGPDFPTGAYVLGTQGIRQAYATGRGSITMRAKTTIEEHNNKARIVVNEIPYQVNKAKLVEKIAELVHDKTIDGITDLRDESDRTGMRIVIELRRDVNPNVVLNNLFKHTPMQTNFGVNMLALVDNEPRILNLKEVLHYYLQHQIVVIRRRTEFELKKAEARAHILEGLRIALDHLDEIINLIRSSQTAEEAKAGLMARFHLSEEQSQAILDMRLQRLTGLEREKIEHEYQELLGKIAEYKAILADEQLVRNIITEELTEIKEKYGDERRTEITFSEESILDEDLIPQEEVIVTISHTGYIKRLPVNTYRSQKRGGRGVMGMDTKEDDFVEHLFTTNTHHYLLILTNKGKAYRIKAYEVPELSRTARGTPIINLIQIEQGEMISAVIPIKEFADNQYLFFATRQGVVKKTPLSDYSNIRKGGLIAINIKEDDELIAVKLTDGKRDIIMGTSQGMSIRFPEQDVRSMGRASTGVMGIRLTEDDKVIDMDVVQEGQDVLIVTANGYGKRTPISEYRVQSRGGKGIKTMNVTPKNGHVVGLKIVSDEEDLMIITGLGTLIRTSMEGISTMGRYTQGVKLINIRDEDSVATVAVVEKNHEEEKEDQPEDGATE